One Desulfovibrio legallii DNA window includes the following coding sequences:
- a CDS encoding transposase — MKGIKELEKKKVPVIAVDEQELRSHVSEVVRQSVEETLNGLLDAEAEALCQAKRYERNAQRASTRAGYYGRS; from the coding sequence ATGAAAGGTATCAAGGAGCTTGAGAAAAAGAAAGTTCCGGTTATCGCAGTGGATGAGCAGGAATTACGGTCACATGTGTCCGAGGTTGTCCGGCAGAGCGTTGAAGAAACGCTGAACGGTCTGCTGGATGCCGAAGCGGAAGCATTGTGCCAGGCCAAGCGCTATGAACGCAATGCACAGCGGGCCAGCACTCGTGCTGGTTATTATGGGCGGTCTTT